The genomic stretch ACACCAGCCGGGCCACACCGGAGCCACCATTAACTTGCCATCGCGTCGCCGACAAAACAGGTTCAATAACTGCCCTTCTAGAAACAGATTGCTGTCTCGGCTATATCTAATACCAGGATTCAGGATAGTGATAAAGTGTACACCCTTGTCCAGCAGCGATCGCATAAAGCCCTGTGTGTTGGGAAACCGCTCTGGATCGATCGTAAAGGCGCGATTGCCCACCTGCACGTCGATGTCCATGTGAACAGCACTCAGCGGCAAATCCAGTTCTTCAAATTGCTGAACCGTCTCCATCACAGCAGCTTCGGTGCGGTAGCCCCAGCGCGACTGGTGATAGCCCATTGCCCACTTTGGCGGAATCGGCGATCGTCCCGTCAGTTCCGTATAGCGTTCAATCATCTGCGCTGGTGTGCCCGCCGTGAAGTAGTAGCGCAATGCCCCTCCCTCAAAGGAAATCGTCGCAGTTTCCGCATACTTGAAGGTGGCATCAAAGGAATTCTCGTAGAAGACTAGATAGCAGCCTTCCCCATGCAAACTCATCTGTAAAGGAATGCAGAGATACATTGGGTCAGACCCCACGCCATACATCCCTGCCGCATCGTAGTTCCACATCCGGTAGGTGGGCGGCTCTAGCGTCATATCCTGCTGCTGTGTGCGTTCATCCTTCTTGTTTACTGGCTTGGGCGTGCGAAGATTCAGGGGAGCCGATCGCTCTCCCAGCCCATAGATATGCTCTTCCGGGCGCAGCTTGATTTGATGGCTCCAGCCCTCGCCCAAATGCTGGGGCGGCATTTCCTCCCGTAATACCTGTCCTGCTGCATTGCTAAATTGAATGCTGCCATCGATCGCGACCTGCACGGTCAAATTGTCGCTGGCAATTATCCAACTTGACTCCGTTTGTTCTAGCTTGGTAGGAATGGTTTCCCAGTCCTGTTTGTGGATGGCGTAGGGAATTGGCAACAGACCCGGCTGCCAGGTCAAACGGACAAAATCAGCGGTGAGAAAATCTACTTCCAGGTCTGCCTGCTCGAAAAAAATCCTTGCACCTTGCTCCGTGGCTTCTGCCCGAATCAGCTTGCCGGGATGCTGGAAGGTCTCAGTGACCGGGGGAAGCGTCACTTCCTGTTCGAGCCGATCGCGCCGTCTGGAATAAAGATAGGCTTTAGGGGCATAGGTGAGATAGAACAGCGAACCGAGGAAGAACTTCCACCTGAGCGAGAGCTGCTTGAAAAAGGAGGGGTTCGCAAGAGACATAGGAAAAGCCCTGGGAATCCTGGGAGGGTAGCTGAACTGAGCAATGGTAGTTCAAGGAACACTCAATTTACCTAGATTTTGGCTTCTATCGGCATCAGTCCTGAGAAAGACCTAGCGGTAGCAAAAGAATTTTCCGCCTAATTTTCCGCCTAATTTTCCGCCTAAATTCCCACTAAATTTTCACCGCGAGAATTAGACACTGGGCAATTGCTGCTTACCCAACCAGGCAGGCAGCAGTCTTTCTCACACCATGCCAATCTGCCTAGGAAAACAGCATGGAGCCAAAACGGATGGGGCGAGAGAGGAAGTTAAAGAAGTTCACCCGTCTACATATTCGGAGCGGCAGTCCGCAAACGTGATTGCCTCACTGTCTAGAAAACCTGCGACTCCTTGCGGGTAACGCGAAGCGATCGCTATTTCCAAAACCATTTCGATCGGGTACTGCGTTTCCTGAGAGTGTGCCAGCAATGCTCGCTGGATGTGTTCCGGGAGAGCAGTCTGGAACATCTTGGCAGCAATCGGGCTAAGATGCTCGTCGCTTTGCTCAGGGGGTAGGGGTGTGCCAACAGTTTGCATTAGTCCCCCGCAGGATATCTAGCGTTATAGGGTGGCTGCGCCGACTAACGGTACGCCTGGAGCAGAGTCGATGCGGGTCGTCACCCCAGTCCTTCCGAAGCCGTTCTGGACTCATAAAGTGTCAAAAGCGCCGCTGGAGTGCAATAAAGCTTCGAGGTGCGGGACAAATTTGCCCTTTCCCAGATGTACGGGCTGATTGCCTTGACGATGCTGTTTCTCGTCCTGCAAGGAGCGAATGTGGTGGCATCGGGTCAGCGGCGGCAAGTCGATGTGCACTGGAATCGCGGCATGAGTTATCTCAAGCTCGGCTGGAATTGGATTCGCCTTGCCAGCACCCAGCAGTGGAAGATTCAGGTTTATCCGTTTAAAAACCTATTAAATAAAGCTCTAAGTCTTAATAACAAGTAGACCTGTACGCACCAAAAATCAGTCTCCCTACCTCTCTCTGGGGAAACTGATTTTTCGGTTCAAGAATTTCCCGTAAGAACTGATCTAAATCGGAGAGGTTGCAGATGCAGCAGACTTAGCCGCTCTTGCAGATCGAGAAGCAGCTCGAGGCGCAGCAAGTGCAGCAGGCGCTACAAGTTCAGGGGCAGCTTCAGGCGCAGGTTCAGCTACCGCTGTATCGGTTACGGTACCCTCTTCTGCTGGCAAAGCCGTCACTGTCTCAACTGAAGCTGCAAGATCTGACGAAGATGTGCCGATCGCCGCCTGATGCTCGCTTAATGTTGTGACCTGAGAAACCAGAATTTCAACGGCACGCTCTTTGTACTTCCCCCCTTCTTTCTCAACGGTATGGGTGGAGAGCGTACCCACCACAAAAATGCCTTCGCCCTTTCTGACGTTTGCCAGGGCTTCAAATGTGCCGCCCTCGCGCTCAGCGCTGCCCCATGCCAGCAGGGGAACGATACCCATTGCTTTTCCCTCGGCATCAAAGATCTGCATCCAGGCTTTTGATAACTTCTTGCTGGGGTCTTCTAGACGTTCAACTCGCCCTTCTGCGTAAACCTGCCCAGACAATGTAATCGAGTTCATAAAATAAGTCCTTGCACAGTGAATCCATACTCAAATCGCGATCCGACAATCCATTCGTTAACTTAATGCTTTGGTTAACCGCTAACCAAAAACTTTGGTTAAAACTCTTCGTCTACTGGACTGCTTGATCCATCGTTGTCACGCTTAGCGCCCAGCAGTTCCAGGCGAGCGGCTCGAATAACGGGAGCAGAGCGATCAGCACCTGTTGCCCGGTCGTTCCATCGGTCAAACCGCAATGCCCCCTGAATTCCAACCTGCGAACCTTTCCGCACATAATTCGCAGCCACTTCAGCCGTCTTGCCCCAGATCTCGATCGTGAACCAATCGGGTTCATCCTCCCGTCGCCGCCGGTTCACAGCTAGCGAAAACTTCGTTACTACACTACCTGACTCGAAGTACTTGACCTCTGGGTCACGTCCAACGCGACCGACTAAATTAACCACATTGAGAGAAGTCATTTTTTACCCGCACTGCCTTGAATGTTAAGGGTTAGAAACACAGTACGTCGGTATTAAAAAGCTCTGCAATGAGAAACTTACGGAACCCGTGTCGTTTTGCATATATGCAGGTACGAGTATTCCGCAAGAGACATCATCAGCCAATGGCTCACAATCACGGATGAAAGTGGTAGGGTCACAGAAGCTGGTTTAGAGGTCTCATTGGAATTAGTGCCCATAGCCTGAGCAGGAGACTGACCGCACCCGCCCTTGAGACAACTCTCTGTGTCAAATCTTAAGGAGCAGATCGTAACGCTGGTTTTACTCCGGTGTCTAACTAAGACAGACCATCCACTGGCTGTTTCTTCTGTGTCTATTTCGTCAACTGCCTGTTCTGTAAAATAGTTCAGTAAGCGTTCAGACCAAATTTGAAGTTGCCGCTGAAGCATCTTTCCTTCTCGGCGCAATTGCTTCAGGTCTGGAGAGGCTAGCTCATCTAAAACTGATTTGAGGTACTCTAAAATTTCTTCAAGCTGAGTACATCATTGTAGGGTGAAGACATGGCAAACCTCTCAGATTGGACTGGCTTACTCCCTATCCTACGTCCTAACCAAACCTTCACTTGCTATAATCCAGTTTTTTGAAGATTATAGTTTCCGTGGCTACCTAAACCCGTTAGTGCATCCTCTCACATTTCCTTGACCTATGGCATCGTCTCGGTCATCTACTCCCCCGCTTATGGGGATTCACGAAGTCGGTATCGGTGTACCTGATTTAGATGCTGCGATCGAATATTGGCAGCAGTTTGGATATCGGGTGGGGAAAGCTGGGAGGCTTGCCGCAGAAGCTGCTCAAGCACTGTATCAGGTTGATTCGGATCTGCTCTCCGTTCGGCTTTTGCATCAAACTGCCGATCATGGATTAATTCGTCTCATGCAGTGGGAGCAGCCCCGTAATGAAGGGCTAGGCATCGGCTCGATGAAGGTGAGGGGAAACCGCTGGGCAACAACCATGACAGCGGATATTTTAACAATCCTCAATCAGGCGGAAGAAGCCGATCGAGCGGGATTGCCCGTTCGCTACACTATGCCGCACTGGGAAATTATCTACAACAAAGAGCGCAAGATGCGTCCGTTTATCGATCCGGCGATCGGTGTGCGGGAAATGCTGTTGCTTCAGCCTTTTGCGAGGCAGGTGCTCTTTCAGCGCTTCGGATATACCCTGCCGCACTACGGAGACATTAACGACCAGGGAACCTTTAAGGCGAGCCAAATTACCCACATGGGAATGGTGGTTCAGGACGACAGTAAGAAAACCCTCGAATTCTATGAAGAGGTCCTGGGACTACTGCGTGTGCGGGATGACGTGGAAACCACCTATGAGTCATCACAGGCAGGACGGCAGATATTTGATTTGCAGCCGGGTGAGAAGTTTTTTGTGACTGCCTTTGATGATCCGCGATCGTCCGTGACGGATTGGCAGGCGGCGCGGTCGGGCAGACTGTACATCGTACGATTTCCAGAGGCGCAAACGGTACCCGCCCAGTTCGACAGGACGCAGCCCGGATGCCTAGGAATCTCCCTCTACACTTATCAGGTGAGCGACCTTACCGCGTATCGCGATCGAATTCAGTCGAGTTCTGCTCAAGCGATCACAGAGATTGGTGTGAATGAGTTTGGCGATCGAAGTTTTTCGTTCACCGCTCCGGATGGCTATTTTTGGACGCTGATTGAAGGTTAGGAAGAGGGTTAAAAATCGGTGCCGGAATGGGAAAGGTTTCTCCCGCCAGGTTAAGCGTCAAAATGCTCCTGAAAGTAGAGCCAGGAGGTCATATCTTCGCCATCCAGGGGCGCGTCTGGTGCCTGACGATAGAGCTAGAATGTATTAGACGGTATGCCGTAACGCTATCAAAGTGAAGCCTCAGAAAATTCATGCGTTATGCTTTGCTAGCGCATCCTACGAAGATAACTCTTTAA from Leptolyngbya ohadii IS1 encodes the following:
- a CDS encoding glycoside hydrolase family 31 protein, with protein sequence MSLANPSFFKQLSLRWKFFLGSLFYLTYAPKAYLYSRRRDRLEQEVTLPPVTETFQHPGKLIRAEATEQGARIFFEQADLEVDFLTADFVRLTWQPGLLPIPYAIHKQDWETIPTKLEQTESSWIIASDNLTVQVAIDGSIQFSNAAGQVLREEMPPQHLGEGWSHQIKLRPEEHIYGLGERSAPLNLRTPKPVNKKDERTQQQDMTLEPPTYRMWNYDAAGMYGVGSDPMYLCIPLQMSLHGEGCYLVFYENSFDATFKYAETATISFEGGALRYYFTAGTPAQMIERYTELTGRSPIPPKWAMGYHQSRWGYRTEAAVMETVQQFEELDLPLSAVHMDIDVQVGNRAFTIDPERFPNTQGFMRSLLDKGVHFITILNPGIRYSRDSNLFLEGQLLNLFCRRRDGKLMVAPVWPGWCVFPDFTSPKARHWWSRQYEYLLDLGVSGFWHDMNEPAAFIAWGDRSLPPKATLHEMEGRGGDHREAHNVYGYLQAKAAYESLCGYRPHLRPFIVSRAGWAGLQRYAWTWTGDIQCTWDCLKITIPMILNLGLSGIPYSGPDIGGFQGNPSAELYLRWFQLATFVPFYRSHCSNNVEYRAPWTYGEPYLSILRQFLKLRYKLLPYFYTLSWESSQKGYPLLRPLFWADPTDANLWGIDDTFLLGDNLLICPALAEGERSRSVTLPKGHWYHFWDDQLLNGLSEVELPAPLEQIPILVKAGTVLPMEEDKQLTLHLYPPLADSSESVLYSDAGDGYGESRSDCFRLIRNENSLELIREGQGEFAFAYDRCRIQIHGMALEQVQIDEESVFYQDNCCDCNPLFRKITFRGVFASVESS
- a CDS encoding single-stranded DNA-binding protein, with protein sequence MTSLNVVNLVGRVGRDPEVKYFESGSVVTKFSLAVNRRRREDEPDWFTIEIWGKTAEVAANYVRKGSQVGIQGALRFDRWNDRATGADRSAPVIRAARLELLGAKRDNDGSSSPVDEEF
- a CDS encoding VOC family protein, which encodes MASSRSSTPPLMGIHEVGIGVPDLDAAIEYWQQFGYRVGKAGRLAAEAAQALYQVDSDLLSVRLLHQTADHGLIRLMQWEQPRNEGLGIGSMKVRGNRWATTMTADILTILNQAEEADRAGLPVRYTMPHWEIIYNKERKMRPFIDPAIGVREMLLLQPFARQVLFQRFGYTLPHYGDINDQGTFKASQITHMGMVVQDDSKKTLEFYEEVLGLLRVRDDVETTYESSQAGRQIFDLQPGEKFFVTAFDDPRSSVTDWQAARSGRLYIVRFPEAQTVPAQFDRTQPGCLGISLYTYQVSDLTAYRDRIQSSSAQAITEIGVNEFGDRSFSFTAPDGYFWTLIEG